A stretch of DNA from Parvularcula bermudensis HTCC2503:
ATCAGCGGCTGGTCGCGCATGGTGGGATGGTAATAGAGAAGTTGATAGCTGAATTCGCGCCACGCGATTTCTGACAGGAACGACGTTCCCTGATCTTTGGGGATATCGCCTGCCTCCATGGCATCTGAGACACTGTGCCAGAGCACCACAGGGCTGATTTCACCGAAATGAAGGTGAGGGGAAAGCCGAGACGTGCGGTCCTGGTCGGGTCGATTGCGGCAGTCATCATAGGATGCCGCATCCGTGTCGAGCCATGCGCGCAGTCGTGCACGGGCGCCTTTTTCCCCTGGGGTCCAGACGGGCTCAAATCCTTCCGCCCAATTGGGGGACCGGGGCAAGAGGTTCCAATCGTCGAGGCGATCTGTCGACGGAAGAGATGGTGGGGCGTTCAGCTTATCCGTCCTTGGCAGGGCAGCCCTCGGCCCCTCCTTTTGCTGGAGACTTTTCCAATAGGGCGTATAAACTTTATACGGATCGCCGCTTTTTGTTTCGATCTCCCAGGGTTCATAGAGAAGGCGGCCGTTACAGCTTATGCCTTTTATCCCCATATCCTGAAGGGCGGATTTGATCTCCGTATCAGGATCGGTTTGCCATTTCATGTAGCGGCGGTTCCAGAAGACGTGGCTTGCCTTGATCTCTTTTGCGAGAGCAGGGACAATCTCGGTCTCCTTACCGCGCCTGAGGATGAGGGCACCCCCCCGGGTCTCAAGATCCTCCTTAAAGGCGCAAAGCGAATGATGCAGCCACCATCGCTGGGCGGCCCCCATGGCAAAATCGCCGGCGGTGGCGTCGTCCAGTACATAGAGACAGAGGACGGGGGCGCCGGATGCCGCCGCCTCGCGCATGGCGGGGTTGTCGTCGAAGCGCAGATCTTCGCGTAGCCACAGGATGACGGGATCGGTCATAGACGGCTCTCCTCAAGCGAGGAGGTAGCCGCCAGGTCGTCGGCGTCCAGCCCCGGGAACCGCTCTCTGACTTATTGCTGTTGTTGTTGCTGAGACTGCGACGATGAGCTGGTAATCGCCACCGAGGCCTTCAATGTCTCGTTGGATTGTCCGTTGATAAGGCCCTTGATCGGGGCGGCATCATCCGCATCGAGGCCACAAACGAGGCGAATATGTGCAGCCGTCGGACAGGTCTCATTCGATATATCAAACCCGACCCACCCCAGATCCGGGACGAAGCTTTCCGCCCAGCCATGGGTCTCGCTCAAATCCTCGTCCTGCCCCGCGTAATAATAGCCCGCGATATAGCGACTAGGGATGCCCAGATGGCGAGCCGCGGCGATGAAGACATGGGCATGATCCTGACACACCCCTGTGCCCTGCGCTAAAGCTTCGGCCGCGCTGGTCGCCATGCTTGTTGACTTGGACGTGTAGGCAACCGCTTCCCTGACCGCCGCGGAAAGCGCGTGCAGGGTCTCAAGAACGGTGTCGCCTTTGATGTCATCGGCAAGGGCCTCCACCGCGCTGTCCGCTGTGGTCAGGGGGGTTCGCCGAAGGAAGACGCCGCGCGGCATCCGCTCTTTCAGGCCTTTGATCACCCCCGCATCTTCCTCGCGGTTGATGACCCCCGTGGCGATGATCGACACCTCATTAGTGGGGCCATCATGGGCCCACAGCGCCTCGGGGATAGCGCAGGCATTTCGGTAACTCGGCTCAATCGCCGTTTCGTTGACGGTCACCTGCCAGGTGCCGATCTCTTGCGTGGCGTAGGAGGTTGGGAACAAACGCAACCGCATTGCCGCCCGCCCGCCGGGCGGTACATAAGTATAGATCGTTTGATGCCGGACGATCAGACGTGTCACGAGAAACCGTATCCTTCGGCGATTTGCACATGCAAGGAAAAGACCGATTGCAGAACATCCTCAAGAAACTCGTGCAGGCCGTCCGCGAAGATTTCATCCATCGTCGCCTTCGCCAGGCGAGACCGTAGCGCCGCCGCTGTGTCGTGACAGGGGTGACGTTGATCATAGAGGGTGGCCAGCCGATCGAGGGCGCCCCCGACCTCGTCCATGGCAAACGCAATCGACCGCGGAAAGGCGCGGTTGAGCACCAGAAGATCGGCAATATTCCAGGGCGTATAATCGCTGGCATAGATGTGGTAATACGCTCGCATGGCGGATGAGGCCAGCAATAGGCTTGTCCACTGATAAATATCGCGTCCACCGCCGGCCACGTCCCGTTCGGGTAAAAGCGCGCGATATTTGACCTCAAGGAGGCGCAGGGTCATGGCCGCCCGTTCAAGGGCACTCCCCAGGCGGACGAATTCATACCGGTCATCGCGCAGCATGGTGGTTTCAAGGGTGCCGCGGAACGTGGCGGTCCGTTGTTGGCACCAATCGAGCCAATCGAACAGGCCGGCCGAAACGTCGGCCACTTTAACATGGTCGAGGCGCCGCCAGCGATCGTTCAACGCCTCCCACATCGCGGTGGTCATGGCAGCCCGCTCCGCCCGGCCATTATTTCGTGCCAGCGTAATGCAGGAGCGAACCGAAATGCCGTTTTCTCCATCGAGCAGCAAGTGCTCAAGAGCTTCGGCCTGGTCGGGCATATCCTCCCGCTCGGGATCGGACGGTACCCCCGCCGCCCGGAGCACCGATTGCCAATCGCCCCGTTCAGAGGCCCCGGGCAACATTGTCATCCGGGCGCCCATATCGAGCAGGCGGGCGGTGGCGCCACATCGCTCGACGTAGCGGCCGACCCAGTAGAGATTTCCAGCGGTCCGGCTCAGCATCAGGAGGGGTCCTTCGCTAACACCCACGTATCTTTCACCCCGCCCCCTTGCGAGGAATTGACCACAAGGGAGCCTTCGCGGAGGGCGACACGGGTGAGCCCCCCAGGCGTCAGCCGCACATTCTTGCCGACAAGACAGAAGGGGCGGAGATCGACATGTCGTGGCTTGATTTCCCCCCCGATCAATGTGGGGGCGGTCGAGAGGTCGAGGGTCGGTTGGGCGATAAAGGCAGCCGGGTCCTTTTCGATCCGCTGAGCATAAAGCTTTCTCTCGCTCGCGGTGGACCGGGGGCCGATCAACATCCCATATCCGCCCGACCCGGCCACTTCTTTGACGACCAAGCTATCGAGGTGATCGAGGGTATAGGCGAGGTCGTCCGGGTTCGAGAGTTTATAGGTCTCGACATTCGGAATGAGCGGCTTTTCCCCAAGGTAGAAATCGATCATGTCAGGGACATAGGTATAGATCGCTTTATCATCTGCGACCCCGGCGCCCGGGGCGGAGCAAATAGTGACCCCACCGGACAAATACGCGTTCATCAGCCCCGGCACGCCCAGAACGCTTTCTTTGTTGAAGATCAGGGGATCGAGAAACGCATCGTCGATCCGGCGATAGATCACATCGATCACGTCAAGGCCGCGTGTTGTGCGTCGCCAGACGCGTCCCTCATGAACCTCAAGATCGCGCGCCTCGACAAGCTCGGCGCCCATCAGATCAGCGAGGAAGGAATGTTCGTAATACGCTGAATTGAACGGCCCTGGCGTCAGGACGGCGATCGCCGGGCGGCTATTGGTACAGGCCGGGGGCGCCACTTCTTCGAGGGTGCGGCGGAGATCATGGGGATAGGTATCGACCGACCTGACCTTTCCGTCCCCGAACAGCTCGGGAAACATCCGCATGGTGATTTCCCGGTTCTCCAGCATATAGGAGACGCCCGAAGGCGTGCGGCAATTGTCTTCGAGGACGGAAAAGGCGGCTTCTCCCGTCCGGACCAGATCGACACCGACGACATGGCTATAAACCCGTCCGGGGGGATCGAAGCCCACCATTTCGGGCAGATAGGCGCTGTTCTCGATCACCAATCGCTCTGGGATGATCCCGGCGCGCAGGATCTCCCGCCGATGATAGATATCGTAGAGAAAGGCATTGAGCGCCTTGGCGCGCTGCTTGATGGCCTCAGCCAGACGATCCCATTCACTGGCGCCTAGAACCCTGGGGATCAAGTCAAAGGGGATAAGCCGCTCTGGGTCTCCTCCCTCCCCATAGACGGCGAAGGTAATTCCAATGCGGCGGAAAATCGCCTCCGCTTCTTCGGCGCGCACGGATAGAAGATCGAGGCCAATATCATCGAGCCA
This window harbors:
- a CDS encoding alpha-E domain-containing protein, which translates into the protein MLSRTAGNLYWVGRYVERCGATARLLDMGARMTMLPGASERGDWQSVLRAAGVPSDPEREDMPDQAEALEHLLLDGENGISVRSCITLARNNGRAERAAMTTAMWEALNDRWRRLDHVKVADVSAGLFDWLDWCQQRTATFRGTLETTMLRDDRYEFVRLGSALERAAMTLRLLEVKYRALLPERDVAGGGRDIYQWTSLLLASSAMRAYYHIYASDYTPWNIADLLVLNRAFPRSIAFAMDEVGGALDRLATLYDQRHPCHDTAAALRSRLAKATMDEIFADGLHEFLEDVLQSVFSLHVQIAEGYGFS
- a CDS encoding circularly permuted type 2 ATP-grasp protein; this encodes MMRVVRIREFCLFDEMRNNGEVRAPYHLVAKWLDDIGLDLLSVRAEEAEAIFRRIGITFAVYGEGGDPERLIPFDLIPRVLGASEWDRLAEAIKQRAKALNAFLYDIYHRREILRAGIIPERLVIENSAYLPEMVGFDPPGRVYSHVVGVDLVRTGEAAFSVLEDNCRTPSGVSYMLENREITMRMFPELFGDGKVRSVDTYPHDLRRTLEEVAPPACTNSRPAIAVLTPGPFNSAYYEHSFLADLMGAELVEARDLEVHEGRVWRRTTRGLDVIDVIYRRIDDAFLDPLIFNKESVLGVPGLMNAYLSGGVTICSAPGAGVADDKAIYTYVPDMIDFYLGEKPLIPNVETYKLSNPDDLAYTLDHLDSLVVKEVAGSGGYGMLIGPRSTASERKLYAQRIEKDPAAFIAQPTLDLSTAPTLIGGEIKPRHVDLRPFCLVGKNVRLTPGGLTRVALREGSLVVNSSQGGGVKDTWVLAKDPS
- a CDS encoding transglutaminase family protein encodes the protein MTRLIVRHQTIYTYVPPGGRAAMRLRLFPTSYATQEIGTWQVTVNETAIEPSYRNACAIPEALWAHDGPTNEVSIIATGVINREEDAGVIKGLKERMPRGVFLRRTPLTTADSAVEALADDIKGDTVLETLHALSAAVREAVAYTSKSTSMATSAAEALAQGTGVCQDHAHVFIAAARHLGIPSRYIAGYYYAGQDEDLSETHGWAESFVPDLGWVGFDISNETCPTAAHIRLVCGLDADDAAPIKGLINGQSNETLKASVAITSSSSQSQQQQQQ
- a CDS encoding cryptochrome/photolyase family protein, encoding MTDPVILWLREDLRFDDNPAMREAAASGAPVLCLYVLDDATAGDFAMGAAQRWWLHHSLCAFKEDLETRGGALILRRGKETEIVPALAKEIKASHVFWNRRYMKWQTDPDTEIKSALQDMGIKGISCNGRLLYEPWEIETKSGDPYKVYTPYWKSLQQKEGPRAALPRTDKLNAPPSLPSTDRLDDWNLLPRSPNWAEGFEPVWTPGEKGARARLRAWLDTDAASYDDCRNRPDQDRTSRLSPHLHFGEISPVVLWHSVSDAMEAGDIPKDQGTSFLSEIAWREFSYQLLYYHPTMRDQPLMEKFTDFEWDTDKKALNAWQRGRTGYPIVDAGMRQLWTEGWMHNRVRMIVGSFLVKDLLLDWRDGMRWFWDCLVDADPANNTASWQWIAGCGADAAPFFRIFNPTTQSEKFDPDGAYIRRYVPELRDLPTRFIHEPRKASTAILKDAGIVLGETYPDPIVDHSDRRKQALSRYEAIK